The Nitrospiria bacterium genome has a segment encoding these proteins:
- a CDS encoding 2OG-Fe(II) oxygenase: protein MGSEPCVVRENPRAINEEIEKATKALDFCEIQRVYWEQEECIIIQPIFLPAVIEKFLLPELNQLRRFVHQNYIPKHKKGGNVSYFVMKEKAPAFMALYRNPVFLDFLSRLVQAPVMVCPENDPHACALYFFTEPGDHIGFHYDIPYYKGARYTVLVGLVQNSDNCRLVCELYKAAPHRETLTLDTPTPPVPGIHQREIAESPHVY, encoded by the coding sequence ATGGGAAGTGAACCCTGTGTAGTGAGAGAAAATCCTCGGGCCATAAATGAGGAAATTGAGAAAGCCACCAAGGCACTAGATTTTTGCGAAATTCAAAGGGTTTATTGGGAACAGGAAGAGTGCATCATTATTCAACCAATTTTTCTCCCGGCTGTTATTGAGAAATTCCTCCTCCCAGAATTAAATCAGCTTCGCCGGTTTGTTCACCAAAACTATATTCCAAAACATAAAAAGGGGGGAAATGTGAGTTATTTTGTCATGAAGGAAAAAGCCCCTGCATTTATGGCTCTTTATCGAAATCCTGTTTTTTTGGATTTCTTGTCTCGCCTGGTCCAGGCACCGGTAATGGTTTGTCCAGAAAATGATCCTCACGCTTGTGCGCTTTATTTTTTTACAGAGCCGGGGGATCACATTGGATTCCACTATGATATCCCCTATTACAAAGGGGCTCGTTATACCGTTTTAGTGGGTTTGGTCCAAAACTCGGATAATTGCCGCCTGGTTTGTGAGCTTTACAAAGCAGCTCCTCATCGGGAAACCCTAACCCTTGATACCCCAACACCTCCGGTCCCCGGGATTCACCAAAGAGAAATTGCGGAGAGTCCCCACGTTTATTAA
- a CDS encoding DUF302 domain-containing protein, which translates to MGYYFSKTLNISFDQATKKVKEDLSKEGFGVLTEIDVKETLKKKLNVDFQKYIILGACNPTFAYQALQAEDKIGTMLPCNVILQEREDGSVEVSAIDPIASMQAIDNPNLRPIAQQVQQKLKTVIDQL; encoded by the coding sequence ATGGGATATTATTTTAGTAAAACTTTAAACATTTCATTTGACCAAGCGACCAAAAAAGTAAAGGAAGATCTCAGTAAAGAAGGTTTCGGGGTATTAACCGAAATCGACGTTAAGGAAACACTTAAAAAGAAATTAAATGTAGACTTTCAAAAATACATAATCCTCGGTGCTTGCAATCCAACGTTTGCTTACCAGGCCCTTCAGGCGGAAGATAAAATCGGTACCATGCTACCCTGCAATGTGATCCTTCAAGAAAGAGAAGACGGTTCCGTTGAGGTTTCCGCCATTGACCCCATTGCCTCGATGCAGGCCATCGATAACCCAAACTTGAGGCCAATTGCTCAGCAGGTCCAGCAAAAACTCAAAACCGTTATTGACCAACTATAA
- a CDS encoding 3'-5' exonuclease: MSFKANQKVLVIDVESTGLDPTKHSCIEIGAVLMDEELNLVDEYSSLIAPLPGTEMNADSMAVNKISMEELKTAPDFKIVIEEFHKRFCEGGSIPTILGWNVWFDVAFLRGLYEKMGKPWPFGHRFLDLQSVAQFFSGFQGVSLEKLVDSLLKEKPTHRAIDDTRHTAKVFKIFAEKYLTSTSPSL, translated from the coding sequence ATGAGCTTTAAAGCCAACCAGAAAGTTTTGGTGATCGATGTTGAGTCCACTGGATTAGATCCGACCAAGCATTCCTGTATCGAAATTGGGGCGGTTTTAATGGATGAAGAATTAAATTTGGTTGATGAATATTCCTCCTTAATTGCTCCCTTACCTGGTACAGAAATGAACGCAGACTCCATGGCGGTCAATAAAATCAGTATGGAAGAGCTAAAAACTGCTCCCGATTTTAAAATCGTAATTGAGGAGTTTCATAAACGATTTTGTGAGGGAGGTTCAATTCCTACTATTTTAGGTTGGAATGTGTGGTTTGATGTAGCCTTTTTACGAGGGTTATATGAAAAAATGGGCAAGCCATGGCCCTTCGGTCACCGTTTTCTTGATTTGCAATCCGTGGCTCAATTTTTTTCAGGGTTCCAAGGGGTATCTCTTGAGAAACTAGTGGATTCTTTACTCAAGGAAAAGCCAACCCACCGGGCCATTGATGATACACGGCATACGGCAAAGGTATTTAAAATATTTGCAGAAAAGTATCTAACCTCCACTTCCCCCTCGCTTTAA
- a CDS encoding YqgE/AlgH family protein, producing the protein MPGKYIKKNEATMGILSVIIGFFVIFLSLGAKTVDENGGGEKPSYETQFQFLNQGFLTQERPGKRVEKGILLVADPKLQGSYFERSVILITDHGSVGSLGVIVNRPASMRLFQVLPDIEELKDRSDILYVGGPVSPQSLVLLLKSQHLFDSSYHVMDDIYFSGEVDTLLKVITKADPEDTFRVYSGYSGWAPGQLDGELARGVWRVLQGVSGDIFNEEPESVWEKMIRRSSQQFIQGRENIGVTSVGLTDSVRLFFWGEK; encoded by the coding sequence TTGCCAGGAAAATATATTAAAAAAAACGAGGCTACCATGGGGATATTGTCGGTAATAATTGGATTCTTTGTAATTTTTTTAAGCCTGGGAGCAAAAACAGTGGATGAAAATGGGGGGGGTGAAAAGCCTTCATACGAAACACAGTTCCAATTTTTAAATCAAGGGTTTCTTACCCAGGAAAGGCCTGGGAAAAGGGTGGAAAAAGGGATTTTATTGGTGGCGGATCCCAAACTTCAGGGATCCTATTTTGAAAGGTCTGTGATATTAATTACCGACCATGGATCGGTTGGCTCCCTCGGGGTGATTGTGAACAGGCCTGCCTCCATGCGTTTGTTTCAGGTTTTGCCTGATATTGAAGAATTAAAGGACCGGTCCGATATTCTTTATGTGGGTGGACCGGTTTCCCCCCAGTCCCTGGTTTTACTTCTTAAAAGCCAACACCTATTTGATTCATCCTATCACGTTATGGATGACATTTATTTTAGTGGTGAGGTGGATACCTTATTAAAGGTTATCACTAAGGCTGATCCTGAAGATACTTTTAGGGTTTATTCTGGGTATTCCGGATGGGCCCCAGGGCAACTCGACGGGGAACTGGCACGGGGTGTTTGGCGTGTTCTTCAGGGTGTCTCAGGAGATATTTTTAATGAAGAGCCGGAGTCGGTTTGGGAGAAAATGATCCGAAGATCTAGTCAGCAGTTTATTCAAGGGAGGGAAAATATCGGTGTCACCTCAGTGGGATTGACGGATTCAGTACGATTGTTTTTTTGGGGGGAAAAATAA
- a CDS encoding class I SAM-dependent methyltransferase, with the protein MKNTLAVYEAQAGTFLAQWGKEKYRVPPLLKEVLREMPKKGIILDLGCGPGQDIFYLKKKGYHPIGLDGVWAFLKWARRKDPQVKLIYGDLRYLPIKKNRLDVIWAAASLIHVSKPDFRKALKGIGSLMNSGGILGATFAHGNVSGRLKKGWIPGRYVSRWLKQELIAAVVSSGWSLEMIKTVSNQERKGKWINLIARKIY; encoded by the coding sequence GTGAAGAACACCCTGGCAGTTTACGAAGCACAGGCCGGGACTTTTTTGGCCCAATGGGGTAAGGAAAAATACAGAGTTCCCCCTTTGCTAAAAGAGGTCCTGAGGGAAATGCCAAAAAAAGGAATAATATTAGACCTGGGGTGTGGTCCAGGACAAGATATTTTCTATCTCAAGAAAAAAGGGTACCACCCCATCGGCCTGGATGGCGTGTGGGCTTTTTTAAAGTGGGCGAGGAGAAAAGATCCACAGGTTAAACTTATTTATGGTGATTTGAGGTATCTGCCTATTAAAAAAAATCGCTTGGATGTTATTTGGGCCGCCGCTTCCTTAATTCATGTTTCAAAACCGGATTTCCGAAAAGCCCTGAAGGGGATCGGATCCCTGATGAATTCCGGTGGAATTTTGGGAGCTACTTTTGCCCATGGGAACGTTTCCGGCCGTTTGAAAAAAGGGTGGATTCCTGGACGTTATGTTTCCCGGTGGTTAAAACAAGAGTTGATCGCTGCAGTGGTTTCCTCAGGGTGGAGCCTTGAGATGATCAAAACCGTTTCTAATCAAGAACGAAAAGGGAAATGGATTAATTTAATTGCCAGGAAAATATATTAA
- a CDS encoding transcriptional regulator, with protein sequence MGKPERKDNEWLHNLSMTLRQQIMAALNDEVLTARDLSQMIRISEKEVLSHLSYVAKSIHPPKRFLIIPSVCNHCGFVFEARRRLTAPSGCPQCRHEGVSPPAFGVQADKE encoded by the coding sequence ATGGGAAAACCCGAAAGGAAGGACAATGAATGGTTGCACAATCTATCCATGACCCTTCGTCAGCAGATTATGGCGGCATTGAATGATGAGGTTTTAACAGCCAGGGATCTTTCACAAATGATTCGTATTTCGGAAAAAGAGGTTTTAAGTCATCTTTCTTATGTGGCGAAAAGTATTCATCCACCAAAGCGGTTCCTTATTATCCCATCGGTATGCAACCATTGCGGTTTTGTTTTTGAAGCTCGGCGTCGTTTGACTGCTCCAAGCGGATGCCCTCAATGCAGGCATGAAGGGGTGAGTCCACCCGCTTTTGGAGTTCAAGCAGATAAGGAATAG
- the crcB gene encoding fluoride efflux transporter CrcB translates to MTFFQKLIWIGTAGALGTLVRYGLSGFIQKTFGFGFPWGTLLVNMMGCFLFGLFWSLAEHRFTFGGEVRMIVLVGFLGSFTTFSSFAFETSQLLRDSQWLMAMGNLMAQNLIGITTLFLGLFLGRLL, encoded by the coding sequence ATGACATTCTTTCAAAAGTTAATTTGGATTGGAACCGCAGGTGCTCTGGGAACTCTAGTGCGTTACGGATTATCGGGGTTCATTCAAAAAACCTTTGGATTTGGGTTTCCCTGGGGAACGCTCCTAGTCAATATGATGGGATGCTTTTTATTCGGTTTGTTTTGGTCCCTTGCGGAACACCGATTCACCTTTGGGGGTGAAGTCCGTATGATCGTACTGGTGGGTTTCTTGGGATCCTTTACGACCTTTTCCAGTTTCGCCTTTGAGACGTCCCAACTTCTTAGGGATTCTCAGTGGCTCATGGCCATGGGAAACCTCATGGCCCAAAATCTGATCGGCATAACAACCTTATTCCTAGGCCTGTTTTTAGGCCGTTTGTTATAA
- a CDS encoding DUF190 domain-containing protein: protein MRLPSEAELLRIFIGESDKHKGYPLYEVIVDEARKHGMAGATVLRGVLGFGAHSRIHTSKILRLSEDLPMVIEIVDRPDRIESFLPKLDTLIGEGLITLEKVRIITYRSIVPGKTERSNEES from the coding sequence ATGAGACTTCCATCTGAAGCGGAACTGCTTAGGATTTTCATCGGGGAAAGCGATAAACATAAGGGATACCCCTTGTATGAAGTTATTGTGGACGAGGCCCGAAAACATGGAATGGCGGGGGCAACTGTATTACGAGGAGTATTGGGTTTTGGGGCTCACAGCCGAATTCACACCAGCAAAATTCTTCGTCTCTCGGAAGACCTTCCAATGGTTATTGAAATCGTAGACCGACCGGACCGTATTGAATCCTTTCTTCCTAAATTGGACACCCTTATAGGGGAAGGACTGATCACACTGGAAAAAGTTCGGATCATCACATACCGAAGCATTGTTCCTGGAAAAACAGAGCGATCAAACGAGGAAAGTTAG
- a CDS encoding OmpA family protein, with protein sequence MLFLKYLIVVGFSIPLIFSCVSKSKFLTLEQTSSAERAKLKDQISAQEGKIKKLEEEIENKDLEIKQANEQVIQMERKAGRIRAEKEKEADDLKAQKDAEIDRLKGTYESLVTDLKTEIEKGEIKVTQIRDKLSVNLVEKILFDSGRAEVKPKGKEILQKVGNILQTVHDKEIRIEGHTDNIPIGGNLRQRFPTNWELSTQRATNVLRFLQEEGRLEGKYLSSVGYGEFRPMATNETPEGRSENRRIEIVLVPLDIQGIFKELN encoded by the coding sequence ATGCTATTCTTAAAATACCTTATTGTTGTGGGTTTTTCGATTCCACTAATTTTTTCTTGTGTTTCAAAATCTAAATTCCTGACCCTTGAACAAACCAGTTCCGCCGAGCGCGCAAAGCTAAAGGATCAAATTTCTGCACAGGAGGGGAAGATAAAGAAATTGGAAGAAGAAATCGAAAACAAGGATTTGGAAATCAAACAAGCCAACGAGCAAGTGATTCAAATGGAGAGAAAAGCGGGACGGATTAGGGCGGAAAAGGAGAAAGAGGCAGATGACCTAAAGGCGCAGAAAGATGCTGAAATCGATCGTCTTAAGGGAACCTATGAAAGCCTGGTAACGGATTTGAAAACTGAAATTGAAAAAGGGGAAATTAAAGTCACTCAAATCAGAGATAAACTCTCTGTAAACCTGGTTGAAAAAATTCTTTTTGATTCGGGCCGCGCTGAAGTAAAACCAAAGGGAAAAGAAATCTTGCAAAAGGTGGGAAATATTCTTCAAACCGTTCATGACAAAGAGATTCGGATCGAAGGTCATACCGATAATATTCCGATTGGTGGAAACCTGAGGCAACGTTTTCCGACCAATTGGGAATTATCCACACAACGGGCCACCAATGTCCTCCGGTTTTTACAAGAAGAAGGCCGCCTTGAAGGAAAATATTTATCCTCGGTGGGATATGGTGAATTTCGCCCCATGGCCACCAATGAAACTCCGGAGGGCCGTTCAGAGAACAGGCGAATTGAAATTGTTCTTGTCCCCCTTGACATCCAGGGAATATTCAAGGAGCTCAACTAA
- a CDS encoding PH domain-containing protein — MGQPEREAPLVWQGKPAWSSYIYIWMFVTIIGIRAVVSFRLGLGENAFYEIVLVSVLLTIPLYFHQTTHYRVTRHAVFRAKGFLGKEEQSFPLSAIESVSQQQGPLERLFNCGNVVIKLKDGRKERLSGIKDPDVVGRKIRALL; from the coding sequence ATGGGTCAACCCGAACGGGAAGCTCCCTTGGTTTGGCAAGGAAAACCCGCCTGGAGTTCCTATATTTATATTTGGATGTTTGTAACGATTATTGGAATTCGCGCTGTTGTTTCCTTCAGATTAGGGCTTGGGGAAAATGCTTTTTATGAAATTGTGTTGGTTTCTGTTCTTTTGACCATCCCACTCTATTTTCACCAAACCACCCATTACAGGGTCACCCGTCATGCCGTATTCCGTGCAAAGGGATTTTTGGGGAAAGAGGAACAGTCATTTCCACTCTCCGCTATAGAATCCGTCAGTCAGCAACAGGGTCCACTGGAACGTTTGTTCAACTGTGGGAATGTGGTCATAAAATTAAAGGACGGTAGGAAGGAAAGGCTCTCCGGGATAAAAGATCCGGACGTTGTCGGACGAAAAATCAGAGCCCTGCTGTGA
- the cysZ gene encoding sulfate transporter CysZ produces the protein MVKGMVFLLRGFFLIQKSGIRRYVFVPFLINLIIFSFIIWFGASQFKRFIDLLLPIWLNWLEWLLWPLFAVVILVIVFYFFILFCNLISAPFNGLLSEAVEVHLTGTLMPSEGGIKTLVMNIWPAFISEGKKIFYFLSRSLPLLLLFIIPGINVVAPLVWLVFSAWMLALEFADYPMGNHGLLFKEQRSKLQEKRWMVLGFGGATMILLMIPFINFIVMPTAVAGATVMWVEEFSGTD, from the coding sequence GTGGTCAAAGGGATGGTTTTTTTACTTCGTGGTTTTTTTTTGATTCAAAAATCGGGAATCCGAAGGTATGTTTTTGTTCCATTTTTGATCAACCTTATAATTTTTTCTTTTATTATTTGGTTTGGGGCCAGCCAATTTAAACGCTTCATAGACCTTTTATTGCCCATCTGGTTGAACTGGCTTGAGTGGCTCCTTTGGCCATTATTTGCCGTTGTCATATTGGTTATTGTTTTTTATTTTTTTATTTTATTCTGTAATTTAATCTCAGCTCCCTTTAATGGGTTGCTTTCTGAAGCGGTTGAGGTTCATCTCACAGGAACCCTAATGCCTTCGGAGGGTGGAATAAAAACCTTAGTCATGAATATTTGGCCCGCCTTTATCTCGGAAGGGAAAAAAATTTTTTATTTCCTTTCCCGGTCCCTTCCTTTACTCCTTCTGTTTATTATTCCGGGGATCAATGTGGTTGCCCCGTTGGTTTGGCTGGTTTTCAGTGCCTGGATGTTGGCCCTGGAATTTGCTGATTATCCCATGGGAAATCATGGGTTATTATTTAAAGAGCAGCGTTCCAAACTTCAGGAAAAACGCTGGATGGTACTGGGCTTTGGGGGAGCGACCATGATTCTTTTAATGATTCCTTTTATCAATTTTATCGTCATGCCCACGGCCGTTGCCGGGGCTACTGTCATGTGGGTGGAGGAGTTTTCCGGCACGGATTGA
- a CDS encoding patatin-like phospholipase family protein has protein sequence MGRFEKIGTGKFEVGGLWDWFQGLIKRYGRQPKVGLALGSGASWGVAHVGVLSVFHDLQIRISFLSGSSSGSFVGALYVGGIEGELLEACGKEYRWRDAGKFNYFPKMGIATNDRMASYLEKKIGNPHFEDLRIPFFVAATNLTTGTIKIFNKGPVLPAVQASCAMPGIFAPVEVEGELYCDGGLLNKVPCQILKDAGADIVIGVVLSSSIQMKRPTNLVEVIGRSFDIALFRQAFSDCKSADLIVRPNVSDIYEFGFEQNEILIQRGKEAIINSLKQKEEFLPSLNIPKPDSFRE, from the coding sequence GTGGGTAGGTTTGAAAAAATTGGAACAGGAAAGTTTGAAGTGGGGGGGCTGTGGGATTGGTTCCAAGGTTTAATCAAGCGGTATGGGAGGCAACCCAAGGTAGGCCTTGCCTTGGGAAGCGGGGCCTCCTGGGGGGTTGCCCATGTGGGCGTTCTTTCCGTTTTTCATGACCTTCAGATACGCATTTCTTTTCTTTCCGGAAGCAGTTCCGGGAGTTTTGTGGGGGCTTTATATGTGGGCGGGATTGAAGGAGAGTTGTTGGAAGCCTGCGGAAAGGAATATCGCTGGAGAGATGCAGGAAAATTTAACTATTTTCCAAAAATGGGAATTGCGACCAACGACCGAATGGCATCTTACCTTGAAAAGAAAATTGGAAACCCCCATTTTGAAGATTTAAGGATTCCGTTTTTTGTGGCGGCTACCAACCTCACCACTGGAACCATTAAAATTTTTAATAAGGGCCCCGTCCTCCCTGCCGTCCAGGCCAGTTGTGCCATGCCAGGAATTTTTGCCCCGGTTGAAGTGGAAGGGGAGTTATATTGTGATGGGGGGTTGTTAAATAAGGTTCCATGCCAAATTTTAAAGGATGCGGGAGCGGATATTGTGATTGGGGTGGTGTTGAGTTCAAGCATTCAAATGAAAAGGCCCACCAATTTGGTTGAGGTCATCGGCCGGTCTTTTGATATTGCCCTTTTTCGCCAGGCCTTTTCAGACTGCAAATCCGCTGATTTAATCGTCCGTCCGAATGTCAGTGATATCTATGAGTTTGGTTTTGAGCAAAATGAGATTTTAATTCAACGAGGAAAGGAAGCGATCATTAACAGTTTAAAACAAAAAGAGGAGTTTTTACCTTCACTGAATATACCCAAACCCGATTCATTTAGGGAGTAA
- a CDS encoding NAD(P)-dependent oxidoreductase: protein MKQIGFLGLGIMGSRMSKRLLDAGFEITVWNRTPGKAQDLVRAGAKEAKTPKEASSNKDAVLTMLADPHSVLQTVLGQNGIIEGLSKGSLLIDFTTVDPATPQKINDALKTKGVRFLESPVTGSKPAAESGELVLMVGGDPQVLEEANPILKPLSKKIVHMGPVSSGARMKLVNNLIIAGSMQALFEGLTLGKKGGLNHEAMLEVLTSSALSSFLLKMKGIAVMDRDFNPNFSVKHMAKDIHLAMEEAHHQCLSLSQLATNHALYEAAMAQVGNEDFSALIKVTEKVSGTEN, encoded by the coding sequence ATGAAACAAATTGGGTTTCTAGGCCTTGGAATCATGGGCAGCCGAATGAGTAAAAGGCTTTTGGATGCAGGTTTTGAAATCACGGTGTGGAACAGAACTCCTGGAAAGGCTCAGGATCTGGTCCGAGCGGGGGCAAAGGAGGCCAAAACTCCAAAAGAGGCTTCGTCAAATAAAGATGCGGTTTTAACCATGCTGGCAGATCCCCATTCCGTTCTTCAGACTGTATTGGGTCAAAATGGAATCATCGAAGGGCTCTCAAAAGGATCCCTGTTAATTGATTTTACAACCGTAGATCCCGCAACACCCCAAAAGATTAATGATGCTCTGAAAACAAAAGGGGTTCGATTCCTTGAATCCCCCGTTACGGGAAGTAAACCCGCGGCAGAATCCGGAGAACTGGTGTTGATGGTAGGCGGAGATCCCCAAGTTTTAGAAGAAGCAAACCCAATTTTAAAACCTCTTTCTAAAAAAATCGTACATATGGGACCTGTGTCTTCTGGGGCCCGAATGAAGTTGGTGAATAACCTGATCATTGCAGGGTCTATGCAGGCCCTTTTTGAAGGACTGACCTTGGGAAAAAAAGGAGGTTTGAATCATGAAGCCATGTTGGAGGTTCTCACCTCAAGTGCCCTTTCTTCATTTCTACTTAAAATGAAAGGGATCGCCGTCATGGACAGAGATTTTAATCCCAATTTTTCGGTTAAACATATGGCCAAAGACATACATCTTGCCATGGAAGAAGCCCATCACCAATGCCTTTCTCTTTCCCAATTGGCAACCAATCATGCACTGTATGAGGCCGCAATGGCGCAAGTAGGGAATGAAGATTTTTCAGCCCTTATAAAAGTAACCGAAAAGGTATCGGGAACCGAAAACTAA